The genome window ACTGTAAAGTTCTATCTTTTTATTTCTTTTGAAAAGTATTTAAAATTACATCGCCAGGAACTGTTTTTTGTATTTTAACAAGAAGAAATTTCACTCCGGCGGTTTCAAAAACCTAAAAAAATACATTTAACAATAGGTATGATATTTTAAGAGATTGTTACATCTTTTTTATTGAATTATATTATCAAAAAAAACTATTTTTGCACTTTAAAATTATAACTACTAAATGAGCACAGCAAAAACAATCCAATCTGCATTAATTTCAGTCTTTTCAAAAGATGGTCTTGAGCCAATTGTTAGAAAATTACACGAACAAAATGTGACTTTTTATTCTACAGGAGGCACGGAAGAATTTATTAAAAATTTAGGCATTCCTGTAATACCTGTTGAAGATGTTACATCTTACCCATCTATTCTTGGCGGACGTGTGAAAACTTTGCACCCAAAAGTTTTTGGAGGTATTCTAAATCGTCAGGACAATGAAAGCGATGTGCAGCAAATGAAGGAATATGATATTCCTCAGATTGATTTGGTAATTGTTGATTTGTACCCATTTGAAAAAACAGTTGCTTCTGGAGCAAGTGAAGAAGATATAATCGAAAAAATAGATATTGGCGGTATTTCATTAATTCGTGCTGCTGCAAAAAACTTTAAAGATACTGTAATTGTTCCTTCTATGGATCAATACGGTTTGTTTTTGGATATGATTTCTGCTCAAAACGGTGCTACAACATTGGCAGACAGAAAATTATTAGCTACTAAAGCATTTCATGTTTCTTCACATTACGATGGAGCAATTTTTAACTATTTCAATACTGATGAAACAATCTATAAAGCAAGCATAGAAAACGGACAAGTATTGAGATATGGTGAAAATCCGCACCAAAAAGGATTCTTCTTTGGCGATTTTGATGCAATGTTTACTAAAGTTCACGGAAAAGAATTGTCATATAATAACTTACTTGATGTTGATGCTGCAGTGAATTTAATTAACGAATTCAAGAATGACGGACCAACATTTGCTATTTTGAAGCATAATAATGCCTGCGGATTGGCGACAAGAGAAACTATTAGCGAAGCTTATAATGTTGCTTTGGCCTGTGATCCGACTTCTGCTTTTGGAGGAGTTTTGATTGCTAATGCAACAATTGATTTGGCCGCCGCCAATGAAATCAATAAGTTATTTTGTGAAGTTGTAATTGCTCCGTCTTATGAGGCAGAAGCTATTGCTGTTTTACAGGAAAAGAAAAACAGAATTATATTGATTCAGAATGAAGTGGAACTGCCTCAAAAACAGGTGAGAACCTGCTTGAATGGATTGTTAATTCAAGAAAGAAATAATATCACAGATACTAAAGCGGACTTAAAAACCGTTACTGTAAAAGCACCGACAGAACAGGAAATTGAAGACTTAATTTTTGCTTCTAAAGTGTGTAAGAATACTAAATCAAACACAATTGTTTTTGCCAAAAATGGAACTTTAATTTCTTCAGGAACCGGACAGACATCAAGAGTTGATGCTTTGATGCAGGCTGTTGAAAAAGCAAAATCTTTTGGGTTTAGCCTAGAAGGTGCTTCTATGGCCAGTGATGCATTCTTCCCTTTCCCGGATTGTGTTCAGCTTGCAAAAGAAGCTGGAGTAACAGCAGTAATTCAGCCGGGAGGATCAATCAAAGACGAATTGAGTATTAACTATTGCAATGAAAATGATCTTGCGATGGTATTTACAGGAACACGTCATTTTAAACATTAATTTGTTTAACTTTGTGCGTAATTTATTTATAACTTTTTAACCCTTAAAAGGCATATGGGATTTTTTGATTTCATGACCGAGGATATTGCGATAGACCTTGGTACAGCAAACACTTTAATCATTCACAATGACAAAGTCGTAATTGACAGTCCGTCTATAGTTGCGCGTGATAGAATATCAGGCAAAATTATTGCAGTTGGTAAGGAAGCCAATATGATGCAGGGGAAGACGCATGAAAACATTAAAACTATCAGGCCTTTGAAAGATGGTGTAATTGCTGATTTTGATGCTTCGGAGAAAATGATAAATATGTTTATCAAAAGCATTCCGGCATTGAAAAAAAGAATGTTTACTCCTGCTTTAAGGATGGTGGTCTGTATTCCTTCAGGGATTACAGAGGTGGAGATGAGAGCGGTAAAAGAGTCCTGTGAAAGAGTAAATGGAAAAGAAGTATACTTGATTCATGAGCCTATGGCGGCAGCTATTGGTATCGGAATCGATATCATGCAGCCAAAAGGAAACATGATTGTGGATATAGGTGGAGGAACAACAGAAATTGCCGTAATTGCATTAGGCGGAATCGTTTGTGATAAATCAGTAAAAATTGCAGGGGACGTATTTACTAATGATATTGTTTACTACATGCGTACGCAGCATAACTTATTTGTTGGAGAAAGTACCGCTGAAAAAATAAAAATTCAAATTGGTGCCGCTATCGAGAACTTAGAAACTCCTCCAGAGGATATGTCTGTTCAAGGAAGAGATTTATTGACAGGTAAGCCGAAACAAGTAGAAGTATCTTATAGAGAAATCGCAAAAGCATTGGATAAATCAATTCAGCGTATTGAAGATGCTGTAATGGAAACATTATCTCAGACACCTCCAGAATTAGCTGCTGATATTTACAATACAGGTATCTATCTTGCAGGCGGTGGGTCTATGTTAAGAGGTCTTGATAAAAGAATTTCTCAAAAAACTGATTTACCGGTTTATATTGCAGAAGATCCATTGAGAGCGGTTGTAAGAGGCACTGGAATGGCTCTTAAAAACATTACAAAGTTTAAAAACATTTTGATTAAGTAATATAACCTCTTTTTACTGAAGTTACTTTATATCTAACATTCAATATACCGTCAAAAAATGCAGCAAATATTTTCATTTATTATAAAAAACAGTAATAGAATACTGTTTTTGCTGCTTTTAGGTATTTCGTTGTCGCTTACTATACAGTCTCATTCTTTTCACCGAAGTAAAGTAATCAGTTCGGCCAATTTCCTGAGCGGAGGTGTTTATGAAAGGATAAATTCTGTTGAAGAATATCTTAATCTAAGAGAACAGAATGATGAATTGGCTAGAGAAAATGCCAATTTAAAAAGTCTGCTGTTTAAAACTAAAGATTCTGCTGAAATTCCAAATTTAGACAGTTTAAAAGGAGTTCTGCCGAAAGACATTGTTGTATGTAAAGTTATTCGTAACTCCTACAATGTATATGAGAACTTTTTAACATTGAATGCTGGTGCTAAGTCTGGAGTAAGACCAGACATGGGGGTAATTAACAGTTTAGGAATTGTAGGTATTATAGATGATGTTTCTGCTAATTATTCAACAGTAATAAGTATTCTTAATACTAAATCACAGATAAACGCAAAGATTAAAAACTCTGATCATTTTGGGACATTGAATTGGGATGGAAAAAATGCTGGTTTTGTACAATTGATTGATGTGCCAAGATTGGCTACCATAAAAAGAGGTGACACTATTGTTACAGGAGGGCAATCAGTGATATTTCCAGAAAATATAGGAATTGGTACAATTGATAAGATATACATTCCTGATGATAAAACACATTATTATAGAATAAACGTAAAATTATTTAATGATATGACCAGCTTAGGTCATGTATATATAATAAAATCGGGTAATAGCGAAGAAATTAGAAACTTAGAAAACCAACATAAAAAAGATGAATAGCACGTTACTAGTGAATATTTTTCGTTTTGTGCTTTTATTAGCTTTACAAATTCTAGTTTTTAATAATATGAATTTTGAAGGTTATGTAAGAGCGTTTCCTTATATCCTTTTTATTATTCTTTATCCAGTAAACGGAAATAAAGCTAATCTTCTTCTCGCTAGTTTTTTTCTTGGTCTGATGATGGATTTATTTTGTAATTCAGGAGGTGTTCATGCCACTGCATGTGTTGTTTTGGCACACTTAAGACCTTCGTTTTTTAAATTTTCATTTGGACTTAGTTATGAATATCAAACCGTCAAACTAAATGATGTACTTACACCAGAGCGGTTTACCTTTATTTTATTGTCAGTTATCACACATCATATTATATTATTTCTATTAGAATCATTTCAATTCTCTTTCATATTAGACGTTTTACTTCGAACTCTTTTAAGCACGCTATTTACTATATTAACCTGTATTATTCTTATTTATTTAATAAAGCCAAATAAACGATGAGAAAAGTCTTGTTGCCAGCTTTAATTATTATTGGTGCATCTTTGTTAATCATACGTGTCTTTTATTTGCAGATTATTGATGATTCGTTTAAGTTGAAATCAGAAAATAATGCCATAAAAATCAAATATGATTATCCAGAGAGAGGTTATATTTATGATAGAAATGGTGTTTTATTAGTTGCCAATCAGCCTTCTTATGATATCATGGTTATTCCAAGGGAATTAAATAAAACAGATACTATTGAGTTTTGTAAGCTATTGAATATCACCAAAGATGATTTTATAAAAAGAATAGAAAAAGCCAAAGTATACAGTCCAAGATTGCCCTCTGTATTTTTGGCACAATTAAATAAGACTGAGTTTGCAGCTTTTCAGGAAAAAATCAGAAAATTTGAAGGTTTTTATTTTCAAAAGCGTTCTTTGCGTGATTATGAGGTAAATTATGGAGCCAATATTTTTGGTTCTATCAATCAGGTTAATGATAAGCAAGTTGAAAAAAATCATTATTACAAGAGCGGAGATTTGATTGGTGTCCAAGGGGTTGAGGAAAGCTACGAAGAAGTTCTTCGTGGAATAAAAGGAGTAAAATATTTTCAGAAAGATAAATTTAACCGGGAAATAGGTTCCTACAAAGAAGGAAAATTCGATACTATTGCTGTTCAGGGTGAGGATATAAATCTGACTATTGATTCAGAGATTCAAAAATACGGAGAGCAATTAATGGTTAACAAAAGAGGCGGAATTGTTGCTATTGAGCCAAAAACCGGGGAAATTTTAGCTCTTGTTACTGCTCCTTCTTATGATCCTGGGATTTTGGTAGGAAGACAGCGTTCCAAAAATTTTACCAAATTGTATCGTGATTCTATAGCAAAACCACTTTATGACAGAGGTTTATTGGCTGAATATCCTCCTGGATCGCCTTTTAAAATTATGACTGGTCTTGTTGGGCTGCAGGAACAAGTTGTCGATGAAGAAACCAAATTTGTATGTAGCCATGGTTTCTATTATGCTCCTGGACGATTTCAAAGATGTCATTGCGGTGGTGGAGTGCTAAATCTGCATGTTGGAATTTATAAGTCGTGTAATGCTTATTTCTCTAATGTGTATCTGAGAACTATCGGGAAATATAAAAGTACTCCTTATGCTGTTGATGTTTGGAGTAATCATATTAAAAGTTTTGGATTAGGAGAATTTATGGGATATGATTTGCCGATAGGAAGAAGAGGAAAGATTCCGACTTCAAAAACCTATAAAAGAATGTATCCAGGATGGGGCTATAGCGGGAAAACAATTATTTCCAATGCAATTGGTCAGGGAGAAGTTTTGG of Flavobacterium marginilacus contains these proteins:
- the mreC gene encoding rod shape-determining protein MreC translates to MQQIFSFIIKNSNRILFLLLLGISLSLTIQSHSFHRSKVISSANFLSGGVYERINSVEEYLNLREQNDELARENANLKSLLFKTKDSAEIPNLDSLKGVLPKDIVVCKVIRNSYNVYENFLTLNAGAKSGVRPDMGVINSLGIVGIIDDVSANYSTVISILNTKSQINAKIKNSDHFGTLNWDGKNAGFVQLIDVPRLATIKRGDTIVTGGQSVIFPENIGIGTIDKIYIPDDKTHYYRINVKLFNDMTSLGHVYIIKSGNSEEIRNLENQHKKDE
- a CDS encoding rod shape-determining protein MreD, with the translated sequence MNSTLLVNIFRFVLLLALQILVFNNMNFEGYVRAFPYILFIILYPVNGNKANLLLASFFLGLMMDLFCNSGGVHATACVVLAHLRPSFFKFSFGLSYEYQTVKLNDVLTPERFTFILLSVITHHIILFLLESFQFSFILDVLLRTLLSTLFTILTCIILIYLIKPNKR
- a CDS encoding rod shape-determining protein codes for the protein MGFFDFMTEDIAIDLGTANTLIIHNDKVVIDSPSIVARDRISGKIIAVGKEANMMQGKTHENIKTIRPLKDGVIADFDASEKMINMFIKSIPALKKRMFTPALRMVVCIPSGITEVEMRAVKESCERVNGKEVYLIHEPMAAAIGIGIDIMQPKGNMIVDIGGGTTEIAVIALGGIVCDKSVKIAGDVFTNDIVYYMRTQHNLFVGESTAEKIKIQIGAAIENLETPPEDMSVQGRDLLTGKPKQVEVSYREIAKALDKSIQRIEDAVMETLSQTPPELAADIYNTGIYLAGGGSMLRGLDKRISQKTDLPVYIAEDPLRAVVRGTGMALKNITKFKNILIK
- the purH gene encoding bifunctional phosphoribosylaminoimidazolecarboxamide formyltransferase/IMP cyclohydrolase codes for the protein MSTAKTIQSALISVFSKDGLEPIVRKLHEQNVTFYSTGGTEEFIKNLGIPVIPVEDVTSYPSILGGRVKTLHPKVFGGILNRQDNESDVQQMKEYDIPQIDLVIVDLYPFEKTVASGASEEDIIEKIDIGGISLIRAAAKNFKDTVIVPSMDQYGLFLDMISAQNGATTLADRKLLATKAFHVSSHYDGAIFNYFNTDETIYKASIENGQVLRYGENPHQKGFFFGDFDAMFTKVHGKELSYNNLLDVDAAVNLINEFKNDGPTFAILKHNNACGLATRETISEAYNVALACDPTSAFGGVLIANATIDLAAANEINKLFCEVVIAPSYEAEAIAVLQEKKNRIILIQNEVELPQKQVRTCLNGLLIQERNNITDTKADLKTVTVKAPTEQEIEDLIFASKVCKNTKSNTIVFAKNGTLISSGTGQTSRVDALMQAVEKAKSFGFSLEGASMASDAFFPFPDCVQLAKEAGVTAVIQPGGSIKDELSINYCNENDLAMVFTGTRHFKH
- the mrdA gene encoding penicillin-binding protein 2 encodes the protein MRKVLLPALIIIGASLLIIRVFYLQIIDDSFKLKSENNAIKIKYDYPERGYIYDRNGVLLVANQPSYDIMVIPRELNKTDTIEFCKLLNITKDDFIKRIEKAKVYSPRLPSVFLAQLNKTEFAAFQEKIRKFEGFYFQKRSLRDYEVNYGANIFGSINQVNDKQVEKNHYYKSGDLIGVQGVEESYEEVLRGIKGVKYFQKDKFNREIGSYKEGKFDTIAVQGEDINLTIDSEIQKYGEQLMVNKRGGIVAIEPKTGEILALVTAPSYDPGILVGRQRSKNFTKLYRDSIAKPLYDRGLLAEYPPGSPFKIMTGLVGLQEQVVDEETKFVCSHGFYYAPGRFQRCHCGGGVLNLHVGIYKSCNAYFSNVYLRTIGKYKSTPYAVDVWSNHIKSFGLGEFMGYDLPIGRRGKIPTSKTYKRMYPGWGYSGKTIISNAIGQGEVLATPIQLANMMATVANQGYYYTPHIIKKIKGEKIDSKFTTKHVTTIDQKYFPPMISGLFDVYNRGTAYALRVEGIDICGKTGTAENFAKIDGKRVQLKDHSIFVAFAPKDNPKIAIAVLVENGGFGATIAGPIASLMIEKYLKKKITRTDLETRVLNTSLQSRYAILGGLSEEVKKELRIKDSITQSKLKAAAQKIDTTKTKK